A genomic region of Aureimonas populi contains the following coding sequences:
- the erpA gene encoding iron-sulfur cluster insertion protein ErpA yields MSQTIETGAVVVSDAAFRRIAAILAKENEKSALRISVEGGGCSGFSYKYDLAEEAEGDDLVLERDGARVFIDPVSLAYLEGSVVDFVDDLMGRSFQIRNPNAVASCGCGTSFSI; encoded by the coding sequence ATGAGCCAGACCATCGAGACCGGAGCCGTGGTGGTGTCGGACGCCGCCTTCCGGCGGATCGCCGCGATCCTCGCCAAGGAGAACGAGAAGAGCGCGCTGCGCATCTCCGTCGAAGGCGGCGGATGCTCGGGCTTCTCCTACAAATACGACCTGGCGGAGGAAGCCGAGGGCGACGACCTCGTTCTGGAGCGGGACGGGGCGCGCGTGTTCATCGACCCCGTTTCGCTTGCCTATCTGGAAGGCTCGGTCGTCGACTTCGTGGACGATCTGATGGGGCGCTCGTTCCAGATCAGGAACCCGAATGCCGTCGCGTCCTGCGGCTGCGGCACCAGCTTCTCCATTTAA
- a CDS encoding deoxyguanosinetriphosphate triphosphohydrolase encodes MAGDVSGQIGLGREPLARFACDHRLSRGRLCPEPESRTRTAFQRDRDRIVHSTAFRRLKHKTQVFVAYEGDHYRTRLTHTIEVSQIARAFARALRLDEDLTEAIALVHDFGHTPFGHAGERALHARMAPFGGFDHNAQALRIVTALERRYAQFDGLNLAYETLEGLVKHNGPLTGVHATQGEPVPRPIVDFDAACPLDLDRFASLEAQAAAISDDIAYNTHDLDDGLRAGLIGIEDLNELDLAGSIVREVRAAYPGLDEVRTAHEIMRRHITRMVEDVISSSLARIEEDGIDSLEDVRRASRTLIDFSPEMREAVSRTRRFLFDRVYRAPGVMHVMGRAQAIVGDLFDLYCASPSEMAAGWREGAEGLDDEKRARRVADYLAGMTDSYALAEHRRLFDATPDLR; translated from the coding sequence TTGGCAGGCGACGTCAGTGGGCAGATCGGTCTGGGACGCGAGCCGCTGGCGCGCTTCGCCTGCGATCACAGGCTTTCGCGGGGGCGGCTGTGCCCGGAGCCCGAAAGCAGAACCCGGACCGCCTTCCAGCGCGACCGCGACCGCATTGTGCATTCCACCGCGTTCCGCCGCCTGAAGCACAAGACGCAGGTCTTCGTCGCCTATGAGGGCGACCATTATCGCACGCGCCTGACACACACGATCGAGGTCTCGCAGATCGCCCGTGCCTTCGCCCGGGCGCTGCGCCTCGACGAGGACCTGACCGAGGCCATCGCGCTCGTGCACGATTTCGGGCACACGCCCTTCGGCCATGCCGGCGAGCGGGCTCTTCATGCCCGGATGGCGCCGTTCGGCGGTTTCGACCACAACGCCCAGGCCTTGCGGATCGTGACCGCGCTGGAACGGCGCTATGCCCAGTTCGACGGGCTGAACCTCGCCTATGAGACGCTCGAAGGGCTGGTCAAGCACAACGGCCCGCTGACGGGCGTCCATGCGACGCAGGGCGAACCCGTGCCGCGCCCGATCGTCGACTTCGACGCGGCCTGTCCGCTCGATCTTGATCGCTTCGCCAGCCTGGAGGCGCAGGCGGCCGCCATCTCCGACGATATCGCCTACAACACCCACGATCTGGACGACGGGCTGCGCGCGGGGCTGATCGGGATCGAAGACCTGAACGAGCTCGACCTCGCCGGGTCCATCGTGCGCGAGGTGAGGGCGGCCTATCCGGGCCTCGATGAGGTGCGCACCGCGCACGAGATCATGCGCCGGCACATCACGCGGATGGTGGAGGACGTCATCTCCTCGTCCCTCGCCCGGATCGAGGAGGATGGCATCGACAGCCTGGAGGACGTTCGGCGCGCATCGCGAACGCTGATCGACTTCTCGCCGGAGATGCGGGAGGCCGTTTCCCGGACGAGACGCTTCCTTTTCGACAGGGTCTATCGGGCGCCCGGCGTGATGCATGTCATGGGGCGTGCGCAGGCCATCGTCGGTGATCTGTTCGACCTGTACTGCGCCAGCCCTTCGGAGATGGCGGCGGGCTGGCGTGAGGGGGCCGAGGGGCTCGACGATGAAAAGCGCGCCCGCCGCGTGGCCGACTATCTGGCCGGCATGACGGACAGCTACGCCCTGGCCGAGCACCGCCGCTTGTTTGACGCAACACCCGATTTGCGTTAG
- the argS gene encoding arginine--tRNA ligase — protein MNIFADFEQRIRESVEATLAALEKPSADLARLTVEPPRDPSHGDLATNAAMVLAKPLGLKPRDLAQALAERLRDDPDVETVDVAGPGFVNLRLKNAYWTNHLAALLEAGGDYGKGAPTGRKVNVEYVSANPTGPLHVGHCRGAVVGDAIANLLAYSGHEVVKEYYINDAGAQVEVLARSAYLRYREALGEEIGEIPAGLYPGDYLKAVGVALVIRYQKTLLDMEEGEWLPLVSAYAIDAMMMSIRDDLKALAIKQDVYFSEKTLHAGNGGKIADAIADLRERGFVYQGTLPPPKGQPPEDWEDREQTLLRSTEVGDDMDRPLMKSDGSYTYFAADVAYFADKFARDFDEMVYVLGADHGGYVKRLEAVAKAVSGGKAHLDVVLCQLVKLFRNGEPVRMSKRAGEFVTLKDVVDEVGRDAVRFMMLFRKSDAPLDFDFAKVTEQSKDNPVFYVQYAHARACSIRRQALAEGIDAEAPLDAGALALLTDEGELALIRKLAEYPRLVQGAAAAKEPHRLAFYLYDVASAFHSQYNRGKDEPSLRFVKVDEPIMTSARLALVRAVALVVASGLELVGVEAPDEMR, from the coding sequence ATGAACATCTTCGCCGACTTCGAGCAGCGCATCCGCGAAAGCGTCGAAGCGACTCTCGCTGCTTTGGAAAAGCCCTCCGCCGATCTCGCCAGGCTCACGGTCGAGCCGCCGCGCGATCCGAGCCACGGCGATCTGGCCACCAATGCTGCCATGGTGCTGGCCAAGCCGCTCGGCCTCAAGCCGCGCGACCTGGCGCAGGCTCTGGCCGAGCGGCTGCGCGATGACCCCGACGTGGAAACGGTGGATGTGGCCGGTCCCGGCTTCGTCAACCTGCGCCTCAAGAATGCCTACTGGACGAACCATCTGGCCGCGCTTCTCGAGGCGGGGGGTGATTACGGCAAGGGCGCGCCCACCGGCCGCAAGGTCAATGTCGAGTATGTCTCGGCCAACCCCACCGGGCCGCTGCATGTCGGCCACTGCCGCGGCGCGGTGGTGGGAGACGCCATCGCCAACCTTCTGGCCTATTCGGGCCACGAGGTGGTGAAGGAGTATTACATCAACGATGCCGGCGCGCAGGTGGAGGTTCTGGCGCGCTCTGCCTATCTGCGCTACCGCGAGGCGCTGGGCGAGGAGATCGGCGAGATTCCCGCCGGCCTCTATCCGGGCGACTACCTGAAGGCCGTGGGCGTCGCCCTCGTCATCCGCTACCAGAAGACGCTGCTCGACATGGAGGAGGGCGAGTGGCTGCCGCTCGTCAGCGCCTACGCCATCGACGCGATGATGATGTCGATCCGCGACGATTTGAAGGCCCTCGCCATCAAGCAGGACGTCTATTTCTCGGAAAAGACGCTTCACGCGGGCAATGGCGGCAAGATCGCCGACGCCATCGCAGACCTTCGCGAGCGCGGCTTCGTCTATCAAGGCACGCTGCCCCCGCCCAAGGGGCAGCCGCCGGAGGATTGGGAAGACCGCGAGCAGACGCTGCTGCGCTCCACCGAGGTGGGGGACGACATGGACCGGCCGCTGATGAAGTCCGACGGCAGCTATACCTATTTCGCCGCGGACGTGGCCTATTTTGCCGACAAGTTCGCCCGCGATTTCGACGAGATGGTCTATGTGCTGGGCGCGGACCACGGCGGCTACGTCAAGCGGCTGGAGGCGGTGGCCAAGGCCGTTTCGGGCGGCAAGGCGCATCTCGACGTGGTGCTGTGCCAGTTGGTCAAGCTTTTCCGCAACGGCGAGCCCGTGCGCATGTCGAAGCGGGCCGGCGAGTTCGTGACGTTGAAGGACGTGGTGGACGAAGTCGGCCGCGACGCCGTGCGCTTCATGATGCTGTTCCGCAAGAGCGACGCCCCGCTCGACTTCGACTTCGCCAAGGTCACGGAGCAGTCGAAGGACAATCCGGTCTTCTACGTGCAGTATGCCCATGCCCGCGCCTGTTCGATCCGCCGGCAGGCGCTGGCCGAGGGGATCGATGCCGAGGCGCCGCTGGATGCCGGGGCGCTCGCGCTTTTGACCGACGAGGGCGAACTCGCGCTCATCCGCAAGCTGGCCGAATATCCGCGCCTGGTGCAGGGCGCGGCGGCGGCCAAGGAGCCGCACAGGCTCGCCTTCTACCTCTATGACGTCGCCTCCGCGTTCCACTCCCAGTACAACCGGGGGAAGGACGAGCCCTCTTTACGTTTCGTTAAGGTTGACGAGCCGATAATGACCTCGGCGCGCCTCGCGCTTGTCAGGGCAGTGGCCCTTGTCGTGGCCTCGGGCCTCGAACTTGTGGGCGTCGAGGCACCCGACGAGATGCGGTGA
- a CDS encoding SPOR domain-containing protein: MNSEGPVHGGEPLGFAHQPGRHAAGQDLRPDFAYEARPGGDFAHHELLDTGWHGDAAPRARGHSPFSGAPSDADEAFLGLAEPATPRDTRPVESGAFVPERFEPEPEAAARSLDDFDQLIASEMAAMRASPVQAPYEEPVPQEYEAHFSGYEVAQPAAVPHAADEARLRILRQPPRGRRALALGGGVAALALVGLFGAYAGLGGGMTAGGEPVLIRADADPVRMAPQEPGGRVIPNQNKAVYERAARGGAQAGPTQQMLITAAEEPLDIDMDDPDSNLPGVMVGVSDVPSMIEVAQAEEPAPVPEALQPRRVRTYDVRPDGTLVPRAEPETVMAPAEGASSAQTFDPSAPMQPSAPLVVGAEPAARAPMAPPAVAPPEAAPAAPVPQPSAAPAEMAATPAEPPAPASGNFFVQISSQPSEALARESMATLSTRYASAIGGRPLAIQSAEIPDRGTFYRVRIAAETREEANAVCQNLQSAGGSCFVTR, translated from the coding sequence ATGAATAGCGAAGGTCCGGTGCACGGCGGCGAACCTCTGGGTTTCGCCCATCAGCCGGGCCGCCATGCGGCCGGGCAGGACTTGCGCCCGGACTTCGCCTACGAGGCGCGCCCCGGTGGCGACTTCGCCCATCACGAGCTTCTGGATACCGGCTGGCATGGCGATGCGGCGCCGCGCGCGCGGGGCCATTCGCCGTTTTCCGGTGCGCCGTCGGACGCCGACGAGGCCTTTCTCGGCCTGGCCGAGCCCGCCACGCCGCGCGATACGCGGCCCGTGGAATCGGGCGCCTTCGTTCCTGAGCGTTTCGAGCCGGAGCCGGAGGCGGCGGCCCGCTCGCTCGATGATTTCGATCAGCTCATCGCAAGCGAGATGGCGGCCATGCGCGCCTCTCCCGTTCAGGCTCCGTATGAGGAGCCTGTGCCGCAGGAGTATGAGGCGCATTTTTCGGGCTATGAGGTGGCCCAGCCCGCCGCCGTGCCGCATGCGGCGGACGAGGCGCGTCTTCGCATCTTGCGCCAGCCGCCCCGTGGCCGGCGCGCGCTGGCGCTGGGCGGCGGCGTGGCCGCGCTGGCGCTCGTCGGCCTCTTCGGCGCCTATGCGGGGCTCGGCGGGGGCATGACGGCCGGCGGCGAGCCCGTGCTCATCAGGGCCGACGCCGATCCGGTGAGAATGGCGCCGCAGGAGCCGGGCGGCCGGGTGATTCCCAACCAGAACAAGGCCGTCTACGAGCGCGCCGCGCGCGGGGGCGCACAAGCCGGTCCCACGCAGCAGATGCTGATCACCGCGGCCGAGGAGCCGCTGGACATCGACATGGACGACCCGGACAGCAACCTGCCGGGCGTCATGGTCGGCGTGTCCGACGTGCCCTCCATGATCGAAGTGGCGCAGGCCGAGGAGCCGGCGCCGGTGCCGGAGGCGCTCCAGCCGCGCCGCGTGCGCACCTATGACGTGCGCCCGGACGGCACGCTCGTTCCGCGTGCGGAGCCCGAGACCGTCATGGCGCCGGCCGAAGGCGCCTCTTCGGCGCAGACCTTTGACCCGTCCGCGCCGATGCAGCCGAGTGCGCCGCTCGTGGTCGGTGCCGAGCCCGCCGCGCGCGCGCCCATGGCGCCCCCGGCCGTCGCGCCCCCTGAGGCAGCGCCCGCAGCCCCCGTTCCGCAGCCGAGCGCCGCCCCGGCGGAAATGGCCGCGACGCCCGCCGAGCCGCCCGCGCCCGCCTCGGGCAACTTCTTCGTGCAGATTTCTTCCCAGCCGAGCGAAGCCCTGGCGCGGGAGTCGATGGCGACGCTTTCCACCCGCTACGCCTCGGCCATCGGCGGGCGGCCGCTGGCCATCCAGTCGGCCGAGATTCCCGACCGGGGGACGTTCTACCGCGTGCGGATCGCGGCCGAGACGCGAGAGGAGGCGAACGCCGTTTGCCAGAACCTTCAGTCGGCAGGCGGAAGCTGCTTCGTGACGCGCTGA
- the nagZ gene encoding beta-N-acetylhexosaminidase, with the protein MNGSKAWIAGCAGRSLNRDERSFFADERPFGFILFRRNIAEPNQLSDLVAELKDAGGGDLTPVFVDQEGGRIQRLRPPLAPNRPAAEMIGALFRRDEEAGLRAAWLHARLLAADLMEYGINANCVPCLDVPVEGAHSVIGDRAYSSEPQIVAELGRAAAQGTMAGGVLPVMKHIPGHGRGNADSHEELPFVDAARGELEEHDFPPFAALRDLPAAMTAHILFRALDPLWPATLSPAIIEEVVRGTIGFTGLLMTDDISMKALKGDFALRSRQAIEAGCDVVLHCNGDFDEMRRVAAGVPTLEGDAAQRAGKARDVIKAAPSTDDVQALGEEFLELTATMA; encoded by the coding sequence ATGAATGGGTCGAAAGCCTGGATCGCCGGTTGTGCCGGGCGCAGCCTGAACCGGGACGAGCGCTCTTTCTTCGCGGACGAGCGCCCCTTCGGCTTCATCCTGTTTCGCCGAAACATCGCCGAGCCGAATCAGCTCAGCGACCTCGTGGCCGAGCTGAAGGATGCGGGCGGGGGCGATCTGACGCCTGTCTTCGTCGATCAGGAGGGCGGGCGCATCCAGCGTCTTCGCCCGCCCCTTGCGCCGAACCGGCCCGCCGCGGAAATGATCGGCGCGTTGTTCAGGCGCGACGAGGAGGCGGGCCTTCGAGCCGCGTGGCTCCATGCTCGCCTGCTGGCCGCCGATCTGATGGAATACGGCATCAACGCCAATTGCGTGCCATGCCTCGATGTTCCGGTGGAGGGCGCGCACTCGGTGATCGGCGACCGGGCCTATTCGAGCGAGCCGCAGATCGTTGCCGAACTGGGCCGGGCGGCGGCGCAAGGCACCATGGCGGGGGGCGTTCTTCCCGTCATGAAGCACATCCCCGGCCATGGCCGGGGCAACGCCGACAGCCACGAGGAACTGCCTTTCGTGGATGCCGCGCGGGGCGAGCTGGAGGAGCACGACTTCCCTCCTTTCGCCGCCCTGCGCGACCTTCCGGCCGCGATGACCGCACACATCCTGTTCCGCGCGCTGGACCCGCTCTGGCCCGCCACGCTTTCCCCAGCCATTATCGAGGAGGTGGTGCGCGGAACGATCGGCTTCACGGGCCTGCTGATGACGGACGATATCTCGATGAAGGCGCTGAAGGGCGACTTCGCGCTTCGATCCCGCCAGGCGATCGAGGCGGGCTGCGATGTCGTGCTTCACTGCAACGGCGACTTTGACGAGATGCGCCGGGTCGCTGCCGGCGTGCCGACTCTCGAGGGCGATGCCGCGCAAAGAGCCGGAAAGGCGCGTGATGTGATCAAGGCCGCTCCTTCCACGGACGATGTCCAGGCCTTGGGCGAAGAGTTTTTGGAGCTGACAGCCACGATGGCGTGA
- a CDS encoding twin-arginine translocase TatA/TatE family subunit — protein MGSFSIWHWLIVLAVVLLLFGRGKIPELMGDVAKGIKSFKKGMSDDDVQTAQERRALEEREGDVVVRDTTTAPEKSRL, from the coding sequence ATGGGTAGCTTTAGCATCTGGCATTGGCTGATCGTCCTCGCGGTCGTGCTTCTTCTCTTCGGCCGTGGCAAGATTCCCGAGCTGATGGGCGACGTGGCCAAGGGCATCAAGAGCTTCAAGAAGGGCATGTCGGACGACGACGTCCAGACGGCGCAGGAGCGCCGCGCCCTTGAGGAGCGCGAGGGCGACGTTGTCGTGCGCGACACGACCACGGCCCCGGAAAAGAGCCGTCTTTGA
- the tatB gene encoding Sec-independent protein translocase protein TatB: MFEIGWIELLVIAIVLIVVVGPKDLPGMLRTFGRTTGQLRRMAGDFRRQFDDAIREAELDEIRKAANEARKLDPTSDIRKAMNPMKAVGDEIRSSLKAAAKAPEPRVPPADEGAKPAPAAEAKPKVPAEAEKVEAAAPVAEPARQGERRAGDMS; the protein is encoded by the coding sequence ATGTTTGAGATCGGTTGGATCGAGCTGCTCGTCATCGCGATCGTGCTGATCGTGGTGGTGGGCCCGAAGGACCTGCCGGGAATGCTGCGCACCTTCGGCCGGACGACCGGCCAGTTGCGCCGCATGGCGGGCGACTTCCGCCGACAGTTCGACGACGCCATCCGCGAGGCCGAGCTGGACGAGATCCGCAAGGCGGCGAACGAGGCCAGGAAGCTCGACCCGACGAGCGACATCCGCAAGGCGATGAACCCGATGAAGGCGGTGGGCGATGAGATCCGCTCGTCGCTGAAGGCTGCCGCCAAGGCGCCGGAGCCGCGCGTGCCGCCGGCCGACGAGGGGGCGAAGCCCGCTCCTGCCGCCGAGGCCAAACCCAAGGTGCCGGCCGAGGCGGAGAAGGTCGAGGCTGCGGCGCCCGTTGCCGAGCCCGCCCGGCAGGGCGAGCGCCGTGCTGGAGATATGTCTTGA
- the tatC gene encoding twin-arginine translocase subunit TatC, which produces MKRAGEDEIEASSAPLIEHLIELRRRLIWALSGFFVAFLICFFFAKQLFNLLVVPYQVATSWAGLDAASVELIYTAPQEFFFTQVKIAAFGGFFLAFPIIAIQLYKFVAPGLYKEERGAFVPFLVATPLLFLVGAALVYFFFTPMVMWFFLSMQQAGGDGQATIALLPRVSEYLSLIMTLIFAFGLVFQLPVVSSLLVRAGMASSEGLAGKRKYAIVIAFIVAAVITPPDPLSQIGLAIPTILLYEVSIITARMIEKKRAERLASKEALAD; this is translated from the coding sequence TTGAAGAGAGCGGGCGAAGACGAGATCGAGGCATCCTCCGCGCCGTTGATCGAGCATCTGATCGAACTGCGCCGGCGGCTCATCTGGGCGCTGTCTGGTTTCTTCGTCGCATTCCTGATCTGCTTCTTTTTCGCCAAGCAGTTGTTCAATCTCCTGGTTGTTCCTTATCAGGTCGCCACCTCCTGGGCCGGCCTCGATGCCGCGAGCGTCGAGCTGATCTACACCGCGCCGCAGGAATTTTTCTTCACGCAGGTGAAGATCGCGGCCTTCGGCGGCTTCTTCCTCGCCTTTCCGATCATCGCCATCCAGCTCTACAAGTTCGTCGCGCCCGGGCTGTACAAGGAGGAGCGCGGCGCCTTCGTGCCCTTTCTCGTCGCGACGCCGCTCCTGTTCCTCGTCGGAGCCGCGCTGGTCTATTTCTTCTTCACCCCCATGGTGATGTGGTTCTTCCTCTCGATGCAGCAGGCCGGAGGGGACGGGCAGGCGACGATCGCGCTTCTGCCTCGCGTGTCGGAATATCTGTCGCTCATCATGACGCTGATCTTCGCCTTCGGCCTGGTGTTCCAGCTACCCGTGGTCTCCTCGCTTCTGGTGCGGGCCGGGATGGCGAGCTCCGAGGGGCTGGCCGGCAAGCGAAAATATGCCATCGTCATCGCCTTCATCGTCGCGGCGGTCATCACGCCGCCCGATCCGCTCTCGCAGATCGGCCTTGCGATCCCGACCATCCTTCTCTACGAGGTCTCCATCATCACGGCCCGGATGATCGAGAAGAAGCGAGCCGAACGCCTCGCGAGCAAAGAGGCGCTGGCGGACTGA
- the serS gene encoding serine--tRNA ligase — translation MLDLKWIRNDPQALDEAMCARGAEPVSARILSFDAERRQHLTELQTLQSRRNEASREIAAAKAARDEAKAQALIAEVADIKAKIQEGEETERRIDAALADLLAQVPNIPLPDIPVGEDEEGNVEARRIGEKPVFDFAPKEHFELGEALGLMDFDRAARMSGSRFTVLRGDLARLERALGQFMLDLHTREFGYEEISPPLLVRDNALFGTGQLPKFSEDLFRAGDAHWLIPTAEVSLTNLVREEILEEAALPLRFTALTPSFRSEAGSAGRDTRGMLRQHQFYKAELVSITTPETALDEHERMTAAAEEVLKRLGLHYRVMTLCTGDMGFSSRKTYDIEVWLPGQDTFREISSCSVCGDFQARRMNARYRAEGEKQPRFVHTLNGSGTAVGRALIAVMENYQQSDGSIAIPQALRPYLGGQERIGKLA, via the coding sequence ATGCTCGATCTCAAATGGATACGAAACGATCCGCAAGCGCTGGATGAGGCGATGTGTGCCCGTGGCGCCGAGCCGGTATCGGCGCGTATCCTGTCTTTCGATGCCGAACGCCGGCAGCATCTGACCGAGCTTCAGACCCTTCAGAGCCGCCGCAACGAGGCCTCGCGCGAGATCGCCGCCGCCAAGGCCGCGCGCGACGAGGCGAAGGCGCAGGCGCTGATTGCCGAAGTCGCCGACATCAAGGCGAAAATCCAGGAGGGCGAGGAAACGGAACGGCGGATCGACGCCGCCTTGGCCGACCTTCTGGCGCAGGTTCCCAACATACCGCTTCCTGACATTCCCGTCGGGGAGGACGAGGAAGGCAATGTGGAGGCGCGCCGTATCGGCGAAAAGCCCGTCTTCGATTTCGCGCCCAAGGAGCATTTCGAGCTCGGCGAGGCGCTCGGGCTCATGGATTTCGACCGGGCGGCGCGCATGTCCGGCTCGCGTTTCACTGTGCTTCGTGGCGATCTGGCGCGGCTGGAACGCGCGCTCGGGCAGTTCATGCTGGATTTGCATACCCGCGAATTCGGCTATGAGGAGATTTCCCCGCCCTTGCTCGTGCGCGATAACGCGCTGTTCGGCACCGGGCAGCTTCCGAAATTTTCCGAGGATCTCTTTCGCGCGGGTGATGCCCATTGGCTGATCCCGACGGCCGAGGTCTCTCTCACCAACCTCGTGCGCGAGGAGATACTGGAGGAGGCGGCCCTGCCGCTCCGCTTCACGGCGCTGACCCCTTCGTTCCGTTCGGAGGCGGGCTCCGCAGGACGCGATACGCGCGGCATGTTGCGCCAGCACCAGTTCTACAAGGCCGAACTGGTCTCGATCACTACCCCCGAAACCGCGCTCGATGAGCATGAGAGGATGACGGCGGCGGCCGAGGAGGTGCTCAAGCGTCTCGGCCTGCATTATCGCGTCATGACCCTGTGCACCGGCGACATGGGCTTCTCCTCGCGCAAGACCTACGACATCGAGGTCTGGCTGCCGGGACAGGACACGTTCCGCGAAATCTCGAGCTGCTCTGTCTGCGGCGATTTCCAGGCGCGGCGCATGAATGCGCGCTACCGGGCCGAGGGGGAGAAGCAGCCGCGCTTCGTCCACACCTTGAACGGCTCGGGAACGGCGGTCGGCCGAGCCTTGATCGCGGTGATGGAGAACTATCAGCAGAGCGATGGCTCGATCGCGATCCCGCAGGCGCTGCGCCCCTATCTGGGCGGGCAGGAGAGAATCGGAAAGTTGGCCTGA
- the surE gene encoding 5'/3'-nucleotidase SurE — translation MRILLTNDDGIHAEGLESLRRIAEKLSDDIWIVAPETDQSGLSHSLTLSSPLRLRRIEERRFALSGTPTDCVIMALKKVMPGPPDLVLSGVNAGQNISDDVTYSGTVAGAIEGTMLGLRSMALSQAFRPESDREALWNTAERFAPDVIRKLMTVDAPQGTLFNVNFPAVEADAVKGVNVTRQGKLDYSLGIEERQDGRGFPYYWLKFGRQAGPEIERSDIAALLAGYVSVTPLQLDLTDHALREEMASLFDGA, via the coding sequence ATGCGCATCCTTCTGACCAATGACGACGGCATCCATGCCGAAGGGCTGGAAAGCCTGCGGCGCATTGCCGAAAAGCTGAGCGACGACATCTGGATCGTCGCGCCGGAAACGGACCAGAGCGGCCTGTCCCATTCGTTGACGCTCTCCTCGCCCTTGCGGCTGCGACGGATCGAGGAGCGCCGCTTCGCGCTGTCCGGCACGCCGACCGATTGCGTGATCATGGCCTTGAAGAAGGTTATGCCCGGGCCGCCGGACCTCGTCCTGTCCGGTGTCAACGCCGGGCAGAATATCAGTGACGACGTGACCTATTCCGGCACCGTCGCCGGCGCCATCGAGGGAACGATGCTGGGCCTGCGCTCTATGGCGTTGAGCCAGGCTTTCCGCCCCGAGAGCGACCGCGAGGCACTCTGGAACACCGCCGAGCGCTTCGCGCCGGACGTGATCCGCAAGCTGATGACGGTGGACGCGCCGCAGGGCACGCTCTTCAACGTCAACTTCCCGGCGGTGGAGGCCGATGCGGTCAAGGGCGTCAATGTCACGCGGCAGGGCAAGCTGGATTACAGCCTCGGCATCGAGGAGCGGCAGGACGGGCGCGGTTTTCCCTATTACTGGCTGAAATTCGGGCGCCAGGCAGGGCCGGAGATCGAGCGTTCGGATATTGCGGCGCTTTTGGCCGGCTATGTGTCGGTCACGCCCCTGCAACTCGACCTCACCGACCATGCCCTGCGCGAGGAAATGGCCTCCCTCTTCGACGGCGCGTAA
- a CDS encoding protein-L-isoaspartate(D-aspartate) O-methyltransferase produces the protein MERDREDLAAFILRMRSRESLPVRLFEAIEQVPRRLFVPKGIANVYADQSFPLPCGETMPSAARVVSAVAALKVQPDSRILEIGTGSGYATALLGRLGARVVSLDRYRTLVDEARERLSSLGLVNVTLVPEDGSEGYGPGAPYDRILINGAIEAVPRAFLDQMASPGILVCAVGPAEGEQVLTRHHKAGSRFETELLASVRTQALKPGVAAVL, from the coding sequence ATGGAGCGCGATCGCGAGGATCTCGCCGCCTTCATCCTGCGCATGCGATCGCGCGAATCTTTGCCGGTGCGCCTCTTCGAGGCCATCGAGCAGGTGCCTCGGCGCCTCTTCGTGCCTAAGGGCATTGCAAACGTCTATGCAGATCAGTCATTTCCGCTGCCGTGCGGGGAAACGATGCCGAGTGCGGCGCGCGTGGTGAGCGCCGTCGCCGCGCTCAAGGTTCAGCCCGATAGCCGGATTCTGGAGATCGGCACCGGCAGCGGCTACGCCACGGCGCTGCTGGGGCGCCTCGGCGCGCGCGTCGTATCGCTGGACCGGTATCGCACGCTGGTCGACGAGGCGCGCGAACGCTTGTCGAGCCTTGGTCTCGTCAACGTGACCCTCGTTCCCGAGGATGGAAGCGAAGGCTATGGGCCGGGCGCGCCCTACGACCGCATTCTCATCAACGGCGCGATCGAGGCGGTGCCCAGGGCGTTCCTCGACCAGATGGCCTCGCCCGGCATCCTCGTCTGCGCCGTGGGACCGGCCGAGGGGGAGCAGGTGCTGACCCGCCACCACAAGGCCGGAAGCCGGTTCGAGACAGAGCTTCTGGCGAGCGTGCGCACGCAGGCCCTGAAGCCCGGTGTCGCCGCTGTCCTTTGA